In the Tetrapisispora phaffii CBS 4417 chromosome 10, complete genome genome, aaatgaagGCTCTCTGATTATTTTCTCGATGTTACTTTAATCGTAACTTGAATAAATTGTAGACACTGCAACCCAATGGCGGGtaaaataacaaaacaaaatagaCCATACAAGAAGAGATAAATGGGTCTGTTGTTGAAGCACTTTTAATTGTCTTGTTTGGTATATCAGAAGTTAAACTATCTAaccaatatatatatatatatatatatgtgtgtgtatatgtaaattctttaaataaatagaaCTAACAAAGATCATTGACATCCATGGTAATTCCTCCTCAATGAAAATTCTAATAACCTTAATTTTCCAGTAGATTATCTAAGATAATTTGAAACTTCCCGTTGGTAGCTTTGTTAGCTCTAGTTAAGATTTTTTCAGCCTCAGAATAAGCATTCTCTTGttcttttgatttataATCGTGTAAGTTACCTAAGTCGATATAGGCTTCTGCAACTTGGACCCATGTCTTTGGTTCGTCTTCGATTTGAgctttctttaaatatttcaaagcATTAGTTGTCAAGTCCAAAGATTCCTTTTGTGCTTTCTTTAATTTGCTGACATCTACTTTAGGTTCATCGTTGTCGTATTGTTGCATGAAAATTAAAGCTGGTTCTTCAGCTTGCTTTAGGAATAGTTCACCAGCGGTCCTGTGAATGTTGTGGAATAGAGATTTATTATCCTCAGCAGAAACTAAACCTGTAAGTTCACTTAATTTCTCTCTTAACCAATCGTAATTTTCACTAACTTTTGTTTGCAAGTCAAATAGAGGATGTTCTTCTGATAATTCAACCATTTCTAAATCTTCTTCGTTGTCACTATCTAAaccttcttcaatttcGTTTTCATGACCGAAGTTTTCAATGATGTCTAATAAATCGTTCATCATAATTAATACTTCATAACTTAAATCGGCATGCTTGCTAATGTTGAagtatttcttttttgcCAATTCAAAAAGGGATAATAAGTCTAGTTTCTCAGTTTTCTTAGAATCTAGTTTCATTGTTGAGATATATTGTAAAGGAATTCTTTGCAGTATGATTTTAGAATGAaccaaatttaataattctgaaTCTGGTAAGTTGGTTAAACCAGCTTCACATCTGTCAATGGCATTTTCGAAAAATTCGGCAATTAATTTTGACTTCTTTTCAGAATCCTCTTCCTCACCAGATTTGAAGATAGTCAACTCAGATAAAGCTAGAGCGTAGATGgcataaaatatttcattttcagcAATTTGCTTTTCGATAGCAGATTGGTTGTTCAATTTAGCTTCACGTAATAATCTGTCACATTCATGCACAATACCATTCAACAACATTTCATCTTCTCTATCAGAATTGAAGTAGTTTAACCATAACCCTTCTAATTGATGTAATTCGTTATCGGGGTCTGTATTATCCTTTAACTCAATGTCAATCTGGTTGCTTGGAGTTGGTGacttttctttatcatctGATGATTGAGTGACAGCAGAATCCTCAAGTTTTCTCCTCTTTTCCCTGTTCTTTTTACCTAAACCTAAAGGTCTTTTAGCCATATTGAATAGTGtctgatatttttattctttcttGATGAGATGTTTCAAGCAAAATGAAAGTTTCTCAACATTGGGAAATGAgataattgtatttataaCCAGGCCATCTCATAAATGAACAACTAACTTACTTGACATCAAAGCCCGACAGATCGACAAATTGTTTCAAGAGTGTTAGAATTCTTTACTTCAATAGCAttgaattacaaaaaattttcGAGATCTTAANNNNNNNNNNNNNNNNNNNNNNNNNNNNNNNNNNNNNNNNNNNNNNNNNNNNNNNNNNNNNNNNNNNNNNNNNNNNNNNNNNNNNNNNNNNNNNNNNNNNNNNNNNNNNNNNNNNNNNNNNNNNNNNNNNNNNNNNNNNNNNNNNNNNNNNNNNNNNNNNNNNNNNNNNNNNNNNNNNNNNNNNNNNNNNNNNNNNNNNNNNNNNNNNNNNNNNNNNNNNNNNNNNNNNNNNNNNNNNNNNNNNNNNNNNNNNNNNNNNNNNNNNNNNNNNNNNNNNNNNNNNANAATTTTTTGGAGTTTTATTAACGATGAGATCGGGAATTTACAGAGAGATCTGTGCAGGAAACAGCATCAGGATTCAGAGATCCAAATTACCGGAAAGAGACTCTCATCTGTTTACATACAAATAATTAACTAGGATAGCATAACTCGAGGATAATCGCAATTGAATAAGAAGAACAGAATAGTTCATAGCGCAGTTAAAGTAGTTTAAGTCTAAACACTAAGTAATTGAATTTCCATGTACAGAAACCACGGTGTTTCTTATCATTCGTAGTTTCGATAGATATATAATGGTTTGATAATCTAAAATATGATTTCTTCAATGCCAGTTTTGTTGAATTTGTACTTAGAAGAAGTATTGAAAGGGAGTAGTTGTCAGCCAATGCAAACggaaaaatataagattTGAATAGTGATATATAATGGGTTTCAGGACACCCACTATATTAGTTCATTTGTACCAATTGGGTGTAGAAGAAGAGCTTTGGAGCCTTTAGTTCCGAGCAAAATGAGGGTAATAGAATGATTCCGAACACGACTTTGAAAGAACGTTCAACCTATAAGATGACTCTAGATTTAAGGAACCTTACATATAACTGGGAACTTTACATAATGGTGTGTTATTGACTGATCGCAAGGTGCGCCCATTGATAGAAGATTCAATTGAGGTAATAGTGTCATAAATATACCAGAGATACAtatattactattactaTGTTTAGGAGATCTTTGCTTTCATGTGTTAGAAAGAATAGTACAGCAAGTGCAGCCAATCCAAATAATTTGGCATTTGcttttgatattgatggTGTCCTGCTGAGAAGTAAAACTGCTATTCCAAAGGGTCGAGAAGCgttaaaattattggattCGAGTAATATCCCTTTTATAGTATTAACTAATGGAGGAGGATACTTAGAACAAGAAAAAGCACAACAGTTGTCTGATATTTTAGATGTAAATATAGACGAAAGACAAGTGGTATTGAGTCATACACCTTATAAGATGTTAACAAAAGATtataataaagttttaaCTGTAGGAATTCCAAATGTCAGGAAAGTAGCCAAAGAATATGGATTTAAAGATGTCGTTCACCAAAGTGACATTATACGTCACAATAACTATGTTGCTCCTTTTTCTGGTCTCATTAATGAagaattgatgaaaatttcaaaagaaattccAGATATTGCtactaaaaattttgatgcAATTTTGGTATTCAATGACCCTCACGATTGGGCAGCTGATCTGCAAATTATTTCAGACTTAttaatttccaaaaatGGCCAACTTGGCACTATTAGAACTGAAGAATCCGAAAAACCTTCTATTCCAATATACTTCTCGAATAATGATCTTTTATGGGCAAacaaatattcattaaatagATTTGGTCAAGGTGCGTTTAGATTATTAGTCCATACTCTATATTCCAGTATGAATAATGGAAAAACACTAGCTGACGTAGTCATTGGAAAACCAACAAATATTACGTATAATTTTGCTCATAATGTTTTAATCCAATGGAGAAATCATCTCGTTAATGGTAcccaaaaaaataaagctGCTACCAAATACTCTAATTGGAGGGATATAGTGTCAACGACACCCTTTGAAAAATTCGACAATGGTAAAATGGGCGTGTTCATGGTTGGGGATAATCCTGCTAGTGATATTATCGGTGCCAATTCGTATAACTGGAATAGTTGTCTCGTGAAGACAGGGGTTTATAAAGAAGGAGATAAGCTAGAGGGAAAGCTTAAACCAGATatgattgaaaatgatgtaTATACGGTTGTTCAAAAGGTTCTTGAAAAATACTTGTAAATATAGATAAGATTGTTAAAATCGACTGCCTATTTAgtatcaaatatataaaacgtggaataaaaaaataaaattatactAAAATTCTGATGGAGAAGAGATACTCGTATTACATTagtattaaaagaaaattatattcttatAGATCCTTCTTTAGTTTAGAAAGTATGGGACATTCTTAGGACTATTAGGGTGTCCtccaaatatattaaactatatattattgaaaaattagattAGAATGATAGagatcaaaaattgaaatattactATCACCGCTGCAAGTAAAAGTACCAtctaattctaattttgaGATATCACAAATCATCTACAATGGAAGTCAAATTGATTGCCTGACCAGGTTTGAATGCAGGCAATCCCAAATAAGGACATCCAGAACATCTGAAAGCATCTCCTAAGGTACAAGAACCACAACCTCCAACTCGTTTACTTTCAATGGTAAAATCAACTTCTGTCAACTCTTCTTTGGAAAATTTTATAGCCCTTTTTTGGGTATTtctgattttattaatctCTTTTTGTTCGTCTTCTTTTAAACCACAAGAGCAATCTTTACACGCTTTCTTGGTTTTTGTTTTAGTTTTACCGCAGATAAGCATTGTAATAGAATCTGATCCCATAccataaatatttttttctaataatgaGTCTTCTTCGATATCATCAAAATCAGCCGTGGTTGCACTTTCAAAGTACTTCAGCTTATCACTATCACCTTCTAGTTCTTCGTTGTtatcatcaaatatattatcatctATTAACGGAGTTGATAACACGGCAGTCATATTTTGGGatatattatctatatCTACATTTTTACCCACAGAAATtagtttttttttaaatgaaggcaattttgttttagaatatttttttgagtttctgttaatatttgaaattgtcCTATTGACTAAACCTACTGTTTGGTTAGTCTCATAATTAGTTTTCTTTCTCCAACGATATGCTAACGTTGTACTTGATTTGTTATTTTCCTTGTCAATTTCAAATCCATTAACCAAAGCTGGtaatttgtatttatcACTTAACCCATAGAAATATCCATTATCATTTAACATCCCAAATATGATTGGAATAAAGGTTACTGGAAATTTTACATCATCTTCCTTTTCTGGTgtcaaataaataattactTCATATTTGTTATCACTTATCCCACTTGCATCATTTGCCAATTTATCAATCAAAAGTCGGtgtataatttttatgttCTGTTTTAACgcatttatttcaaattgttCAAGTACTTCAGGCAATGTTGTAATAGCAGGGTGTATTAATAAGAGTCCTTCTTTCATGTTCCTCGATCTATggtatatatttgaatccCTTCGTCGAAGCAAAAAAGACTTATAAATgttgatttatatttttggaCAAAATATCGTTAATCAATCTATAACGACCACTGttagaaataaattgaacaatGGAACCGTACTTTATATGattcataaaatatatgtCAGCTTGTGatcaattaatattactaaTGTCATTAAATGACAGTTTCGCTCAGAGGTTTTCTTTTCGATTTAGCGtcattgttaaaaaaatttcaaaaacatttaCTCTGTTAGAAATTCCATTAGTAATGCTAAATGAATTATGACGAAGTAAACGAAAAGCTATGTATTAGGGCTTATTAGAGATTAGTTGACTACGAAATATGATCTATAAATGCTTTTAACAGTCTTAAGCTTATGAGCATAATAGTAGATGCAGTCACTGCTTTGATTTCGGTTTCCACCGTCGGTATTGTAACGATAATATAGAAAAGTGACTTGATTATATATGAACTTAGGATGTctgaaattttgaaattattactAAAAATTTCCTATGTGTTTCTGAATTTCGCAATTATCATCACAATTAAATACTACCAGCTTTATTGTATATGATTAGTTTATATTCTTGGTTTATCAACAGATGTTATGATATTCTTATCATCACTGTCCTCgtcatcgtcatcatcgtcatcatcgtcatcGTCATCgtcatcgtcatcatcatcatcatcgtAGTCAGTTTCGGCTTTCTTATCATCGTtctcattttcatcatcttcatcatcatctgcACTATCTTCTTCAACTGGGTATCCACCTAACTTCATCACAATTTTATCGACTATCTCGTTCCAGTCCATCATACCACCTAAACCGATGTCACCATTTATATCCATAATCTTTTCTGAAGGCTTAAATACAGTTATCCATGGcatttcttcatttattaCCTTTAAGTGCTTCTTAGTTGTGTAGCAGTTATAGGTGCTGCTGATCATAGAAGGCGCCAACAGTATAGGAAAAGATGGGTTCCAGGCTCTGATGACACATGTTAATAAGTTATCGCATAAACCAATAgctatttttgataaagtGTTAGCCGTTAATGGTGCTATTACTAAAATATCAGCCCAACGGCGTAGCTCTATATGTAACACAGGATCAGTACGTTGAGACCAAGCGGTCCATTCGTCTTGATCTGTCCAAACTTGAATATGAGGTGGCAATTCAACTTGGGCAGATAATGGTGCCTTCTGTAAACTAACCTGTGATCCTAGGCTAGTGTTAAGCGGAGATAGCATAGAGTAACTTGAGGAATGACTAGGAGATTCATTGTTATAtgtattatttgaagagaGTTTTGACGCCAATGTATTCTTTTGAGTAGTACtcttattatcaatattcGACGTGTTGACGGTATTAGTATTGTTCCTATTTTCATTTGCAGAGGCCAATTTTAACTTCTTAGagtattttttattgaaaaattgtgTAGCAGCTTTAGTCAATATGACTTGAATACTCATTTTGTCTCTTCCATATATTTCTTCTAGCTTCTTAATCATTAGTTTTATCTTAGAAACTCCGAGCGCACCAGTGGCTCCTAATAATACATGGAATCTACCATCATCCTGAGGAAGCCGAGGGTCCAAGTTCTTTGcattttctctttttgcTATATTTACCACACCTTTCTGCAAACCAGCTGAGTCAACATCTAACGACAAAGAATCTAACTGTTGAGCAGGTATATCACTTTGAAAAAGTAGTGGTGATCTAATTCCTTGGGATGATACAACGCTGGCACTCCTACATAAAGATTCTGCAAAAACTGGAGTAGATGCTGAATTTGAAGTAGGTGGTTCGTTAGGCTTCATGATAATACTTTTAGGCATTAGATTTGTTGGTTCTCTACTATTTGATGTACGTGAAGAGGTTAATCCAGAACACACTGGAGTCGGTTGCATAATCTGGGATTTTATCTCCGGTATAGGATTCTTTTCAGTCATTTGTGATAATGGACTTATAGCTCTGACTACTTTTTTATCTATCAATAAATTACTTTCATTAGTTCTCATATTGGATGTTTTATCGTCGGAAAATGTTACAGTGGGTGCTCTTTTAATACCTTCCACTGGAGAACTAAAAATAGTTGATCCTGTTAAGCttgttttgtttattataGGTATCGTATTTTGCTGATTACCAATGATAGGAGATTTTTCTCTGCGAGATGGAGATTGTTTGTTATCTAAAATTCCATTATTGATGACACTTGAAGTTCCTAAACCATTGTGaatcttttctttctttttatcttCTGGAACACCAACTGAAAATGCAGGGTGTGTTATGTTACTATCTCCATTATTCGAAGGTTTTGACATTATGCTAACCTTCGTATTGTGATGGTCCCAACgaaataaatatttctaaattaCTAAAGTATTTTCCACAACGATTTTAACTAAAATTCAAAGTGTAATTAATCTTCAACCTAAATCGAAATAGATGGAAAAAACGTGCTAGTTGATTCTAATTCctcttgttcttcttcGTATGTATCGTAGTTCAGTTGCAACCTATAATTActctattaaatttaactACTTCGACTAAGATTACtgtatatttgtatttatcatgatttttatatatttttcttcattattaagaaaacttaaaattttaaaaattgatgccaaaatatttttgaaactcAAAGACATATCAACTGGCACACAAGCTCAACAAAGAACCTCTCATTAGAAAGATAGTTATTGGCttaaatgttattaattggttttatatatttaatatgatatatatttgtgaGTATTTAGATATGTATGTTAGCGGGTATTAAAAAACTGTGCTTGGACGGATTGTATCGAAAACCTATTGGTTGTGAATGATGATAAGAACTCTAGTCTGAATCAGTTAACAGCAACCAACTTCTTATTATATATGGATACTATATCTTATGTCTTACTTTTTCAGTGAACGAGTAATGTAATTAAAAATCTTTTCTTATGATATAAAAGTTACGTATttatgtgtgtgtgtatatatatctgtcAGTGAATTTTTTATGaaaacattaatatttgataactTCAATGATATAAAATGAGATGCATCATGCATAATTCTACTCCTCTTAAAATTACgattatttctttttattgttaCTGTTAACGTATCTACTCCTTCCGACTTTAACTGAATGATGTTTTAAACCTGAAATAGCGAATGGTGACATATAATTATCAGCGGAACCACCGCCTATCCAGTTTTCTAAAACTTTTTCATTGTGTCTTCTTGTCCAATCTTCTTGTTTCATTAGTTTTTCGTATTCTTTTTGGTCTTCTCTAATTACATAGCCGTCAGTTTGTGGCTTGGAGTGTACATAACCTTTCTTaccatattttttttgagaATTCTTAGATAATGGGCTAGCGATAGAATACCTAACACCTCTATTGCTCCATTGAAAGTTACGTTTCAAATGAGGTGTAATATTACCAGTTTTAGAATCAACAGAAACGGCACATCTAAGCAAGGTACCTTGACCACCACATGATGGACAAAAATGAAGAGGTTTGCCATCCTTTGGCATAGGGAACATCCTGAAACAAGCATGACATCTTGACATATAGTTACGTAGTCTCTTGATCTTTAAACCTGACATGAAGTTCATCAAGTTCAAGTTCATTTGTAAAGCTACATTCTGAATTGCAAAGTCACCTGTCGCTAAAGCAACTTGATTGCCCGGTAAATTTAAAGCAATATTCTTCTCAGCTTCAGTAGCTTCGACACCACGAGAACCTTCTGTATCAGCACCACTGTCTTTTATTATAGTTTTTGTCAAGTTATCTGGAGTAATCCATTCACcgtcatcttcatcttcaagggtattttcatttaactGTTCCGAACTATCCAGGTTTTCTTGTGTAGCTTCATTCTTAGCCTCTTCATCTTCCTCCTTCAATAAACGTTCACTTACGCTTTCACTTTCTCCTGTTTCTAGAGTAGCAGTAGCTTCTTCTGTCGCTCTGGCAGCAGCTTCAGCTTCTCTTTTAGCTCTTTGCTTTTTACCACCTCTTCTTCTGTTCTTCTTTTTGGCTACAGGTACTTCAGTATCTGAATTTTCAATGGCATTCTCTGTTTCATTAGTAGCATCTTTTTGTTCTTCAGTGGATGGAACGTTTAGATCATCACCAGGTTGTTTTCTCAATCTCCAGTCACcttcatttaattcaaCCTCTAAGTCATAAGATAGTGCTAGTATATGAATATCATTTGCACTCAAAACTGAGAAATCACCAGTTAGTTTTGCAAATTTGCTTATTCTTTCTATAGACTCTTGACTTGGATGTCTCAATTCGATAGAACCAAGGCTTTGCCAAATTTCTAAATTCTTTCTAGCTCtttcatctttaatttcattaaaaacaGTTGGGGTAGTGTAGAAAGCTTGAGCAAACCCTTGATAATGAGAATATGGGTGTGTAATCAGTGGAGTAGCATCAAGTACTAAAGCCTTGACATGAGCAGTCGATGATTCTTTGCTCATTTTTATCTCTATGTCTATTAAAcgtttgaaaaataaaaataaaattacaaaGTAGAGAAGACTCTTTGGtgtataattttttacATTAACTTAACAAATGCAACTAGTAAATATATGGTCCTTAAAGAACATGCCTTCTAAAATAACTATATTCTGCGCAACCGTGTAAACTACAATCAATCAGCCATATTACAGTACAGAGTTCATATTTCTTACAAGGTATTTCTTCAAAGCTCATCGCAAAATCAATaacataaaatttttatctgaaaaatttcaatgtgATGAGAGTACAAGAGAAACGTCAGGCTCAACTTGTGTGGAGGTACCGTCTGTTGGTTGGAAATCAGAGAACTCATCCTTGTTAGCTCAGTTGGTAGAGCGTTCGGCTTTTAAACATCATGTTTAAACCAAGGATACCGAAATGTCAGGGGTTCGAGCCCCCTATGAGGagttctttttttttgttttttgatTCTATCACTAACGACAGCATCTTTAAAACAGCAATGAGGTTTTACGTGAAAAATtcttgatatatattttatttaatacaaGTATGTCCATAGATACACACTTGTGACTTCGTTGTTTACCATCGTTGTTAATCATATATAAGCTCTAAGTTCGTTAAGATCATTAATAACAGGAAGAAACTTCAACTCACTGAACTATGTCTGCCTCTCAagattttgatattgaagaacCATTGACTTCTTCTTCCAGGCCATTAACTAATGCCACTATTACTGTTAGAGTGATTAAATCTTTCCCATTTAGAAATGTTAAGAATCTCATTTTATCTAATTATGATTTGAAGACAAAGACGCCAAAAGATTTATTCGATGAGGTAACTAAACGTATTCAATCTGAAGCTTCATTTAGGCCATTCCGTACTATAACGTATGACACTTTTAAAGTCTATACACATGCACATGGTTCCAAGACTGTTAATTTAGTGATAAACTTCGATCATGATGACGACTGGACATTAGACATTGAGAATcctaataaaaaattgtttgaGTATGGTATTGAGAACGAAACtgaaatatctttttataaattgaGTGATTATGTTGCATATAAAGCCAATcctattgaaaaatggtaGACTGTTAAAGATAAGATACAGACAGAAaggaaaaataaaatatatttacattataactttatatatttatatgtaaaattccattaattaaattgcatttttaaaatcagtTGGTGCTTTTATTAGAGTATTAatgattcattaaataaaaaactaTTTCCCCTGCTAATTCTACAGTGGCATAGCTATCGCGGCCTGTGCTTTCGAGACTAGATCTTGCAACTATCCCACCATGTGAATTCAGTGCCTTAATATAAACTGGGATTTTTATCCAAGTAAGCTGGtttaa is a window encoding:
- the SIS2 gene encoding phosphopantothenoylcysteine decarboxylase complex subunit SIS2 (similar to Saccharomyces cerevisiae SIS2 (YKR072C) and VHS3 (YOR054C); ancestral locus Anc_5.655), encoding MSKPSNNGDSNITHPAFSVGVPEDKKKEKIHNGLGTSSVINNGILDNKQSPSRREKSPIIGNQQNTIPIINKTSLTGSTIFSSPVEGIKRAPTVTFSDDKTSNMRTNESNLLIDKKVVRAISPLSQMTEKNPIPEIKSQIMQPTPVCSGLTSSRTSNSREPTNLMPKSIIMKPNEPPTSNSASTPVFAESLCRSASVVSSQGIRSPLLFQSDIPAQQLDSLSLDVDSAGLQKGVVNIAKRENAKNLDPRLPQDDGRFHVLLGATGALGVSKIKLMIKKLEEIYGRDKMSIQVILTKAATQFFNKKYSKKLKLASANENRNNTNTVNTSNIDNKSTTQKNTLASKLSSNNTYNNESPSHSSSYSMLSPLNTSLGSQVSLQKAPLSAQVELPPHIQVWTDQDEWTAWSQRTDPVLHIELRRWADILVIAPLTANTLSKIAIGLCDNLLTCVIRAWNPSFPILLAPSMISSTYNCYTTKKHLKVINEEMPWITVFKPSEKIMDINGDIGLGGMMDWNEIVDKIVMKLGGYPVEEDSADDDEDDENENDDKKAETDYDDDDDDDDDDDDDDDDDDDDEDSDDKNIITSVDKPRI
- the DRE2 gene encoding electron carrier DRE2 (similar to Saccharomyces cerevisiae DRE2 (YKR071C); ancestral locus Anc_5.654) — encoded protein: MKEGLLLIHPAITTLPEVLEQFEINALKQNIKIIHRLLIDKLANDASGISDNKYEVIIYLTPEKEDDVKFPVTFIPIIFGMLNDNGYFYGLSDKYKLPALVNGFEIDKENNKSSTTLAYRWRKKTNYETNQTVGLVNRTISNINRNSKKYSKTKLPSFKKKLISVGKNVDIDNISQNMTAVLSTPLIDDNIFDDNNEELEGDSDKLKYFESATTADFDDIEEDSLLEKNIYGMGSDSITMLICGKTKTKTKKACKDCSCGLKEDEQKEINKIRNTQKRAIKFSKEELTEVDFTIESKRVGGCGSCTLGDAFRCSGCPYLGLPAFKPGQAINLTSIVDDL
- the ETT1 gene encoding Ett1p (similar to Saccharomyces cerevisiae YOR051C; ancestral locus Anc_5.650), translating into MAKRPLGLGKKNREKRRKLEDSAVTQSSDDKEKSPTPSNQIDIELKDNTDPDNELHQLEGLWLNYFNSDREDEMLLNGIVHECDRLLREAKLNNQSAIEKQIAENEIFYAIYALALSELTIFKSGEEEDSEKKSKLIAEFFENAIDRCEAGLTNLPDSELLNLVHSKIILQRIPLQYISTMKLDSKKTEKLDLLSLFELAKKKYFNISKHADLSYEVLIMMNDLLDIIENFGHENEIEEGLDSDNEEDLEMVELSEEHPLFDLQTKVSENYDWLREKLSELTGLVSAEDNKSLFHNIHRTAGELFLKQAEEPALIFMQQYDNDEPKVDVSKLKKAQKESLDLTTNALKYLKKAQIEDEPKTWVQVAEAYIDLGNLHDYKSKEQENAYSEAEKILTRANKATNGKFQIILDNLLEN
- the AIM29 gene encoding Aim29p (similar to Saccharomyces cerevisiae YKR074W; ancestral locus Anc_5.659); this translates as MSASQDFDIEEPLTSSSRPLTNATITVRVIKSFPFRNVKNLILSNYDLKTKTPKDLFDEVTKRIQSEASFRPFRTITYDTFKVYTHAHGSKTVNLVINFDHDDDWTLDIENPNKKLFEYGIENETEISFYKLSDYVAYKANPIEKW
- the TPHA0J01290 gene encoding uncharacterized protein (similar to Saccharomyces cerevisiae YKR070W; ancestral locus Anc_5.652), which translates into the protein MFRRSLLSCVRKNSTASAANPNNLAFAFDIDGVLLRSKTAIPKGREALKLLDSSNIPFIVLTNGGGYLEQEKAQQLSDILDVNIDERQVVLSHTPYKMLTKDYNKVLTVGIPNVRKVAKEYGFKDVVHQSDIIRHNNYVAPFSGLINEELMKISKEIPDIATKNFDAILVFNDPHDWAADLQIISDLLISKNGQLGTIRTEESEKPSIPIYFSNNDLLWANKYSLNRFGQGAFRLLVHTLYSSMNNGKTLADVVIGKPTNITYNFAHNVLIQWRNHLVNGTQKNKAATKYSNWRDIVSTTPFEKFDNGKMGVFMVGDNPASDIIGANSYNWNSCLVKTGVYKEGDKLEGKLKPDMIENDVYTVVQKVLEKYL
- the NOB1 gene encoding rRNA-binding endoribonuclease (similar to Saccharomyces cerevisiae NOB1 (YOR056C); ancestral locus Anc_5.656), translated to MSKESSTAHVKALVLDATPLITHPYSHYQGFAQAFYTTPTVFNEIKDERARKNLEIWQSLGSIELRHPSQESIERISKFAKLTGDFSVLSANDIHILALSYDLEVELNEGDWRLRKQPGDDLNVPSTEEQKDATNETENAIENSDTEVPVAKKKNRRRGGKKQRAKREAEAAARATEEATATLETGESESVSERLLKEEDEEAKNEATQENLDSSEQLNENTLEDEDDGEWITPDNLTKTIIKDSGADTEGSRGVEATEAEKNIALNLPGNQVALATGDFAIQNVALQMNLNLMNFMSGLKIKRLRNYMSRCHACFRMFPMPKDGKPLHFCPSCGGQGTLLRCAVSVDSKTGNITPHLKRNFQWSNRGVRYSIASPLSKNSQKKYGKKGYVHSKPQTDGYVIREDQKEYEKLMKQEDWTRRHNEKVLENWIGGGSADNYMSPFAISGLKHHSVKVGRSRYVNSNNKKK